In a genomic window of Gavia stellata isolate bGavSte3 chromosome 30, bGavSte3.hap2, whole genome shotgun sequence:
- the CSDE1 gene encoding cold shock domain-containing protein E1, translating to MSFDPNLLHNNGHNGYPNGTSAALRETGVIEKLLTSYGFIQCSERQARLFFHCSQYNGNLQELKVGDDVEFEVSSDRRTGKPIAIKLVKIKPEILPEERINGQVVCAVPHNLESKSPAAPGQSPTGSVCYERNGEVFYLTYTPEDVEGNVQLETGDKINFVIDTNKHTGAVSARNIMLLKKKQARCQGVVCAMKEAFGFIERGDVVKEIFFHYSEFKGDLEALQPGDDVEFTIKDRNGKEVATDVRLLPQGTVIFEDISIEHFEGTVTKVIPKVPSKNQSDPLPGRIKVDFVIPKELPFGDKDTKSKVTLLESDHVRFNISTDRRDKLERATNIEVLPNTFQFTNETREMGVIAAMRDGFGFIKCVDRDARMFFHFSEIMDGNQLHISDEVEFTVVPDMLSAQRNHAIRIKKLPKGTVSFHTQSDHRFVGTIDKEATPAKATSPNKGKEKEAEDGIIVYDDCGVKLTIPYQAKDVEGSANPQIGDKVEFSVCEVKRTGLQTAVSVRMLGRNYSSKRLLGYVAALKDNFGFIETANHDKEIFFHYSEYCGDIDSLELGDTVEYSLSKGKGNKVSAEKVNKTHAVNGITEEADPTVYSGKVIRPLRSVDPTQTEYQGMIEVMEDGEMKGEVYPFGIVGMANKGDCLQKGETVKFQLCVLGQNGQTMAVNITPFRRATVECVKDQFGFINYEVGDSKKLFFHVKEVQDGVELQAGDEVEFSVILNQRTGKCSACNVWRVCEGAKAVAAPRPDRLVNRLKSINLDDANAPRLTVLRQPRGPDNSKGFGAERKIRQAGVID from the exons ATGAGCTTTGATCCAAACCTGCTCCACAACAATGGACACAACGGGTACCCCAATGGTACTTCGGCAGCGCTGCGTGAGACTGGGGTTATAGAAAAACTGCTGACCTCTTATGGATTCATTCAGTGTTCGGAACGGCAAGCTAGATTGTTCTTCCACTGTTCACAGTATAATGGCAACTTACAGGAGCTCAAAGTAGGAG ATGATGTTGAGTTTGAAGTGTCTTCTGATCGCCGAACTGGAAAACCCATTGCTATTAAATTGGTGaagataaaaccagaaatattacCTGAAGAACGAATAAATGGACAA GTTGTGTGTGCTGTTCCTCACAATTTAGAGAGTAAATCTCCAGCTGCCCCGGGTCAGAGTCCCACAGGGAGTGTATGCTACGAACGTAATGGG GAAGTATTTTATCTGACTTACACCCCAGAGGATGTTGAAGGAAATGTACAGCTGGAAACAGGAGATAAAATAAACTTTGTAATTGATACAAATAAACA tACTGGTGCTGTAAGTGCTCGTAACATtatgctattaaaaaagaaacaagcccGCTGTCAAGGAGTAGTCTGTGCCATGAAA GAAGCCTTTGGATTTATTGAGAGGGGTGATGTCGTGAAGGAGATATTCTTTCACTATAGTGAATTTAAAGGTGACCTAGAAGCCTTACAGCCTGGTGATGATGTGGAGTTTACAATCAAAGACAGAAAC GGTAAAGAAGTTGCAACAGATGTTAGACTGCTGCCTCAAGGAACTGTCATTTTTGAAGATATCAGCATTGAACATTTTGAAGGAACTGTAACCAAAGTAATTCCAAAAGTACCCAGCAAAAACCAG AGTGATCCATTACCTGGCCGCATCAAAGTTGACTTTGTGATTCCTAAAGAACTTCCATTTGGAGACAAAGATACAAAATCCAAGGTGACCTTGCTGGAAAGTGATCACGTTCGATTCAATATTTCAACAGACAGACGTGACAAACTGGAACGAGCCACCAATATTGAGGTTCTCCCCAATACTTTCCAGTTTACTAATGAAACTAGGGAAATG GGTGTGATTGCAGCAATGAGAGATGGCTTTGGCTTCATTAAATGTGTGGACCGGGATGCTCGCATGTTCTTtcacttcagtgaaattatGGATGGAAATCAACTCCATATTTCTGATGAAGTAGAGTTTACTGTCGTTCCT GATATGTTGTCTGCCCAAAGAAATCATGCTATAAGGATTAAAAAACTTCCAAAGGGCACGGTTTCTTTCCACACCCAATCAGATCACCGTTTTGTGGGCACTATAGACAAAGAAGCCACTCCAGCCAAAGCCACTAGCCCaaataaaggcaaagaaaag GAAGCTGAGGATGGAATAATTGTTTATGATGACTGTGGAGTAAAACTGACCATTCCTTACCAGGCCAAGGATGTGGAAGGATCTGCTAATCCCCAGATAGGAGATAAG GTTGAGTTCAGTGTTTGTGAAGTGAAGAGAACTGGTCTGCAAACAGCTGTTTCTGTCAGAATGCTAGGACGCAATTACAGCTCTAAGAGGCTTTTGGGATatgtggcagccctgaaagataACTTTGGATTTATTGAAACAGCCAACCATGATAAGGAGATCTTTTTCCACTACAG TGAATACTGTGGTGATATTGATAGCCTGGAACTTGGAGACACTGTTGAATACAGCTTGTCAAAaggcaaaggaaacaaagttaGTGCAGAAAAGGTGAACAAAACACATGCAG TGAATGGTATCACTGAAGAAGCTGACCCAACTGTTTATTCTGGTAAAGTAATTCGTCCTTTAAGGAGTGTAGATCCCACACAAACTGAATACCAGGGCATGATTGAAGTCATGGAGGATG gTGAGATGAAAGGAGAGGTCTATCCGTTTGGAATTGTTGGAATGGCAAACAAAGGTGACTGTCTGCAAAAGGGAGAGACAGTAAAGTTTCAGCTCTGTGTTCTTGGTCAAAATGGGCAGACAATGGCTGTTAACATCACACCATTTCGCAGAGCCACAGTGGAATGTGTGAAAGATCAG TTTGGTTTCATTAACTATGAAGTGGGTGACAGCAAAAAGCTCTTCTTCCATGTTAAAGAAGTTCAGGATGGTGTGGAGCTACAGGCTGGGGATGAAGTGGAGTTCTCGGTAATCCTGAACCAGCGCACAGGAAAATGCAGTGCCTGTAATGTGTGGCGTGTCTG TGAAGGCGCTAAGGCTGTTGCTGCTCCACGTCCTGATAGACTTGTTAATCGTTTAAAGAGCATTAATCTGGATGATGCCAATGCTCCTCGTCTAACAGTTCTTCGTCAGCCTAGGGGACCGGATAACTCAAAG GGATTTGGTGCAGAGAGGAAGATCCGTCAAGCTGGTGTTATAGACTGA